One window from the genome of Gemmatimonadota bacterium encodes:
- a CDS encoding NAD(P)-dependent oxidoreductase: MVIKTEEELIDQMTTPSPEVIEAVSKLDGPVMILGIAGKMGPTLAELLLRAGADEVIGVSRFSNPLDRDDLEARGIATIKCDLLDDEGLAQLPRVPYLYLMAGHKFGATGNEPLTWAMNAVLPAKVMQQFPDSRIVYVSSGNVYEFASVTGSGAREENAVNPIGEYAMSRLGGERLAEFYCKENQTPLAIVRLFYATELRYGIILDIAEKIKSEMPIDLSMGYVNQIWQGDANAYLAQMFPLCACPARVVNMTGRDVLSVRDLALQLGEYFDIDPVFEGEERETALLGDAGVLFEEMGAPRVPVEEIVSWVAHWVMSDGRTLGKPTKYESRTGKF; the protein is encoded by the coding sequence ATGGTGATTAAAACAGAAGAAGAATTGATCGATCAGATGACGACCCCATCGCCCGAGGTGATCGAGGCTGTGTCGAAGTTAGATGGTCCCGTGATGATTTTGGGTATCGCGGGAAAGATGGGACCGACTTTGGCAGAGTTGCTGCTGCGAGCTGGCGCAGATGAGGTGATTGGCGTGTCGCGGTTTTCCAATCCGCTGGATCGCGATGATCTGGAGGCGCGAGGTATTGCGACGATCAAGTGCGATTTGCTGGACGATGAGGGGCTGGCGCAATTGCCTCGCGTGCCGTATCTCTATTTGATGGCAGGACATAAGTTTGGGGCAACGGGCAATGAGCCGTTGACCTGGGCGATGAATGCGGTATTGCCCGCAAAAGTTATGCAGCAATTTCCGGATTCGCGCATTGTTTATGTATCTTCTGGCAATGTTTACGAATTTGCTTCGGTGACGGGTTCGGGTGCTCGAGAAGAGAATGCTGTCAATCCGATTGGCGAATACGCCATGTCCCGGCTGGGCGGTGAACGGCTTGCCGAGTTTTATTGCAAGGAGAATCAAACGCCTCTGGCAATTGTGCGTTTGTTTTACGCGACGGAGTTGCGCTATGGCATTATTCTGGATATTGCTGAGAAGATAAAATCCGAGATGCCTATAGATCTGTCTATGGGCTATGTCAATCAGATATGGCAGGGCGATGCGAATGCGTATTTGGCGCAGATGTTTCCGCTTTGTGCATGTCCAGCACGGGTGGTGAATATGACGGGTAGGGATGTGTTGTCGGTGCGCGATTTGGCTTTGCAATTGGGCGAGTATTTTGATATTGATCCCGTGTTTGAAGGCGAAGAGCGCGAGACAGCACTGTTGGGCGATGCAGGGGTGCTGTTTGAGGAGATGGGGGCGCCAAGGGTTCCCGTTGAAGAAATTGTCTCGTGGGTTGCACACTGGGTTATGAGCGATGGACGCACGCTGGGCAAACCGACCAAATACGAGTCGAGGACAGGGAAATTTTAG